The DNA region CGACGGGGGCCGCTCGCCCACGGTGCGCGTGCGGTCAACCGTCCCGGCCGACGAACCCGTGCTGACGGCCACGCTGACGGCGGGCTGCAACGGTCCCGTCACCCGCACGTACACCTTTCTGGCCGATCTGCCGGGCACCCCGCCGGCCGCCAACCGCCCGGTCGACATCGCGCAACTGTCCCCTGCCAGCCCGGCCGGCACGGCCCGTTCCGGCCTGGCGGACCGAAACACCGGGGCGCCTTCGGGACCCACCCGGTCCACGCCGCGCGACGGGGCCGCCACCGCCGCAGTGGAGTCGCCTTCCGCGCCCGTCCGGGCTGCCCGTCCCCGCGCCGAGGCGGCCGGCACGGCGCCCCGGCCGCCGCGCCAACCGGCAAGCGCCCCGCGTGCCTCTGTCCCTGCCTTGGAACCCAAGCCGCGCCTGGTCATGGTGCCCCTGGAAGAGTGGCTCGACGCGCCGCTGCCCTTGCGCTCCACGGCCGAACTGCCTGCCGTGCCGGATCCGTCCGGCGGCACGCAGCGGGCCGAGGCGGCCGCGCTGTGGAAGGCCTTGAACGCGACACCGGAGGAAGCGCGCGATGCGGCGGCCCGGCTGGCCAAGCTGGAGGCCGACGGTGCCGCGCAGCGCTCGCGTGGCGCCCAAGACCGCGCCGCCGTGGCCGATCTGCAGCAGCGCCTGGATGCGGCGGAGTCGGAGCGCTTCCCCGCCCTGGTCGTGTACGGCCTGCTGGCGCTGCTGGTTCTGGCGCTCGGCCTGCTCGTGTGGGTTTGGAGCCGTGCGCGCCGCAGTGTAGAGCAGGCCTGGCAGCACTCCGTGGCCGTCACCGCCGAAGCCCACGCCCACGGCGGCATGGCCATGCACGGCCCGGACGACACGGACGATTTGCACACCAAGCCGCAGCCTGCCGATGCCTGGGCCCGCGATGCCTTCCCTGCCGTGGCGCCTGCGCTGGCGTCCGCCGTGGTGGCCCCGCCAACGCCCGTGCCCCGCCCGCCGGTGGCGGAGCCGCCCGCGCGCATTCCCGATGCGGTTCACCTGCCGGAACTGACGGAAGAGTTCGGCCACCTGGGCCATGCCCCCGTGGCCGCGGTCGCAGCGCCGGCGCCTGCAACCGCTGCTGCGCCCCGGCACATCGTGCACCCCGAGGAGCTGTTCGATATCCAGCAGCAGGCGGAATTCTTCGTGTCGGTGGGCGAGCACGACCAGGCGATCGAGGTACTGCGGCAGCACATCGCCGACCACGGCAGCACGTCGCCATTCGCCTACCTGGAGTTGCTGCGCCTGTTCCATACCCTCAGCCGCGCCGACAGCTTCCAGCAGCTGCGGGCGCAGTTCCAGCAGCATTTCAATGCCCGCGTTCCGGAGTTCGCGTCGTTCCATCGCACAGGCCGCACGCTGGAGGACTACCCCGAGGCGCTCGCCGCCGTCGAGGCGCAGTGGTCCGCGACCGATGTGATCGACATCATCGAGGGATTCATCTTCCGCAGGCCAGAGGGCGCGCCGGTCGAGCCTTTCGACATGGCCGCGTATGACGATCTGCTGCTGCTGCTGGCCATCGCGCAGACCACCCCCGCCAACCACCGCGGCCTGCCGCCGCCGCGCCCGCGCACAACGCCGTTGGGTGCCGGACCGTCGGCGGCTTTCGCCGGTGCCGCAGTGGCCCCTGTGGCGGCCGCTGCCGCAGCCGCCGTTGCGGGTAGCAGCGTGCGGGAAGCCGATCCGTTCGCGCCGCCGTCGCTGCTGGATACGGGCGACCTGGCCATGATGCCCTTCGACGATGCGGTGCCGATGGCACCCCCCGTGCGCGCGGGTACGGGCAAGCCCCTGCAGGCGCCCTCGCTGGATTCGCTGATGGGCGACCTCACGCTCGAATCGCTGCCGGGCGCACTATCGCAGCGTCCGGCTTTCTCGGAGTCTGCACTCGACCTGGATCTGTCCGACCCTCCACCGCTGACGCTGAGTGACCTTCCTCCGTTGCCGGTGACGGCTCCTCCCGCACCCGATGAGCCCCTGGGTTTCGGTTTGGACGACGACAAGCTCGAAGTGCGGCTGGAGATGGAAAAGCTCAACAAGCGCAACACCGACGGGCAGTGAGCGCGGCGCGCAGGCCGCGCCCGCGCAAGCCACCATGAAAGAAGGGCCCTCGGGCCCTTTTTTTGTTGTGGAGGCGGCGCAGCCGCCGGCAGTGCGTTGCTGCTGTGCCGCTCAGGTGGGGCGGCCGTGCCGCGTGTGCTGCGCCAGCGCCTGCATCAGCTCTTGCGCAGCCTCTTCGGGTTGTGCTGCGTTGACGATCGCTCGCACCACGGCGATGGAGCCCGCGCCGGAGGCCAGCACCTCCGGAAACTGCTCCCGTCCGATGCCGCCGATGGCCACCTGCGGGTAATGGCGCATCAGGCGCGCATAGGCCTTGAGCCGGGCCGTGCCCTGCGGGACCGTGGCCATCTTCTTGAGCGTGGTGGGGAACACAGCACCCATGGCGATGTAGCTCGGGCTGGCACGGTCGGCGCGCACCATCTCGGCATAGCCGTGCGTGCTCACGCCCAGGCGCAGGCCCGCATCGCGGATGGCAGCCAGTTCGTCAGGGCGCAAAGCGTCCAGGTCTTCCTGGCCCAGGTGCACGCCGTAGGCGCCAGCGGCGATGGCCTGTTGCCAATGGTCGTTGATGAACAACAGGGCGCTGGTGCCTTGCACTGCCTGCACGGCGGCGGCCACTTCGCGCTCCACGGCCTGCGCGTCGGTGGATTTGAAGCGCAGCTGCACCGTGGGGACGCCGGCGCGGGCCATGCGGCCGACCCACTCGGCATCGGGCAGCACGGCGTACATGCCCAGTGCGTCGGGGCATGCAGGAAACGGCTGCGCTGCGGGGCGAGGCTGCAGGCCGAAATCTTCGGGCGCATCAGGCCAGAGGGTGGGGTCGAAGCGGCCGCTGCGCCGGGTTTGCGCGGCCCAGGCATGGGCGAGCGTCTGCGCGTCGTGGGCAATGAAGCCCAGCGCGCTGCAGGCCTGCAGCGCGGCGCGGTAGACCGCATCGCCGCCTTGTGGCGCCGGGGCCGGCTGCGGCGGGAAGTCGGCATAGTCGCCGCCGTGCGCGTCCAGGATGGCCTGGGCCATGGCCTCGACGGAAGCGTCCGCTGGTGCGGCGTCGGAGCAGTGCGGCTCAGCCATGGCTGTGGTGCCAGAAAGGGGTGCCGAGCACGGGCGTGCTGGGCTGGGCCGTGTCCTGCGCGGCCATGGCACCTGCGGTGCGCGCGGCGCGGCCGGCGGCCACGGCGTCGGCGAACGCACCCGCCATGGCGACGGGATCGGTAGCCAGGGCCACGGCGGTGTTCAGCAGCACACCGTCATAACCCCATTCCATTACCTGGCACGCGTGCGAGGGCAGGCCCAGGCCGGCATCGACGAGCAGGGGCACATCGAGGCGGTCCCGCAGCAGTTGCAGCGCATACGGGTTGACGGGGCCGCGGCCGGTGCCGATGGGTGCGGCCCAGGGCATCACGGCCTGGCAGCCCACGTCCACCAGCCGCTGGCACAGCACCAGGTCTTCCGTGCAGTAGGGCAGCACCTGGAAGCCGTCGCGGATCAGCTGGGAGGCGGCGTCCACCAGGTTCAGCGTGTCGGGCTGCAGGGTGTAGTCGTCGCCGATGAGTTCGAGCTTGATCCACGGGGTGTTGAACACCTCGCGCGCCATCTGGGCCGTGGTGATGGCCTCCTGCACGCTGTGGCAACCGGCGGTGTTGGGCAGCACGGGCACGTTGAGCCGCTTGAGCAGTTCCCAGAAGCTGGCGCCGGTCTCGGCGGCATTGTGGCCCTGGCGGCGCAGCGAGGCCGTGACCATGGCAGGCCGGGCGCGCTGCACGGCGGCTTCGAGCACGCTGGGCGAGGGGTAGCGGGCCGTGCCCAGCAGCAGGCGGCTCTGGAAGGTCTGGCCGTAGAGCACCAGCGCGTCGCTGGCGGCGGGAGAGGGGGCAGTGGAGGACATGGAAGGGAAGGGGGGGCTTCAGCCGCCGGTGACCGGGGCGATGATTTCGATCCTGTCGCCGTCCTGCAGCGGGTGCACGGCGTACCGGGTGTTGGGGACGAACTGCAGGTTCACGGCCACGGCGAAGGGGGGCTTGGCACCCTGGTGCGCCACGGCGTCGGCCACGGTGGCACTGCCCTGCAGCTCGACGGGAGTCTGGTTGATGAAGATGTTCATGGACTGGTAGTTGCGGCCTCGGCTGCGCCTTGCAACTGCAATGCGAGGTCGAAGCGCGGCGCGAGGGGGGATTGTCCCGTGTTCAGGCATTGCATCACAACATCGAGCAGGGCCGGCGCGATCATGAAGCCATGGCGGTACAGGCCGTTCACCTCCAGCACGCGGTCGGTCACCTGGCGCACGGCAGGCAGGTTGTCGGGCAGCGTGGGGCGGCACTGCGTGGCGATCTCCAGGATGCGCGCCTCGGCAAAGCCGGTGTGCACCGCGTAGGCCGCGCTCAGCAGCTCGAGCGTGGAGCGCACGCTGGCGGGCGAGAGGTCATCGGATTCGATCTCGGTCGCGCCAATGACGAAGACGTGGTCCTGCTTGGGGGCGATGTAGATCGGGTAGCGCGGGTGCACCACGCGCGTGGGGCGCTGCAGCGTCACCTCGGGCGCATGCAGGCGCACAACCTCGCCGCGCACGCCGCGGAGCTGGGGCCACTGGCCGCGCGCCCCCAGGCCCCGGCAGTCGATCACCCAGTCGGGCTGGCCCGTGGTGCCGGGCGCGAAGTCTTCGGGGCTGCGGGCGCTGTGCCAATGCGCGCGCACCTTGAGCTGCGCCATGGTGCGTTCCAGCGCGGTGAGCAACTGGCGGTTGTCGAGCTGGCCTTCGCCCGGCAGGTACAGGCCCTGGTGAAAGCGGTTCGCGGCCGTGGGCTCCAGCGTGGCGACGCCGTCGCTGTCCAGCACCTGCAGCGCGGGCAGGTCGGGCACGACGGTCTGCGTGCGCTCCAGCGTGCCGCGCAGGCGGGCGGCGTCGCCCGCGTCCTGCCGGTGCCAGAGGATCAGGGTGCCGTTCTGCTGGAAGTACACCGGCTCCACCAGCTGCGCGAGCAGCTGGGGCCAGCGGTTGAGTGCGTACTGGCCCATGCGCACCACGCCGGGCTCGGTCACCGCGGATTCGGCCAGCGGCGCCAGCATGGCGGCGGCGATGCGGGCGGCGGCGCCCTGTGCGTCGGGGCCACCGGCTTCGTAGACGTCGACGGAATGGCCCGCGCGGGCCAGCTCGATGGCCAGCAGCCGGCCCATGAGGCCGGCACCCAGGATGGCGATGGAGGAGGGAGAAGAAGAAAGAAGAGGCATCGGGTCCGCCGTGTCTTGTCTGCAAGCCAACAAAGGGACAAAACGGGTGATGCCGATCCATGAAACTCCCCACGCCAGCATGACCTGGATCGGGTAGCGGGGCCGGGTGGAAGGTGTGCCTGCGCAGGCGGCAGGTGCCTTCCGGAAAGCCCCAGGGTATTTCTCAGTCGCCGGCCGGCAGCACCGTGGCTGCGGCGGGACACCCCTGTTTCGTCCGTGAGCGGGATTACAGCACAGGGCCCAAGACCCTGGTGTTGATCTGGTGCAGGGGTTGGGCGCAGGGCGCGCGACGCCGGCGGGCCGGCCGACATCCCGGATAATTTTTGCCATGACCGAAAACAACCAGCATTCGTCGCCGGCCCACCGGCGCTACGCCCGTGTGCTTTCCATCGCGGGCTCCGACAGCGGCGGCGGCGCGGGCATCCAGGCCGACCTCAAGACCTTCAGCGCGCTGGGCTGCTACGGCATGACGGCCATCACCGCCATCACGGCGCAGAACACGCAGGGCGTGAGCGGCATCCACGGCATTCCGCCGCAGATGCTGAAGGCCCAGATCGATGCGGTGGTGCAGGACATCGGCGTGGACGCCGTCAAAATCGGCATGCTGCACTCGCCCGCGGTGGTGCAGGTGGTGGCCGATGCCATCCGCGAATACAACCTGCCGCACGTGGTGCTCGACCCGGTGATGGTAGCCACCAGCGGCGACCGGCTGATCGCCGCCGAGACGGTGGGCACGCTGGTGCAGGAACTCTTTCCGCTGGCCACGCTGGTCACGCCCAACCTGGACGAGGCCGGCTGGCTGCTGGAGCGCCGCATCGACGGCGAGGCCGCGCTGGACGCGGCGGCAGAAGGCCTGCTGGCGCTGGGCGCGCGGGCCGTGCTGCTCAAGGGCGGCCACCTGCCCGGCGACTGGGTCATCGACGTGCTGGCGGATGGCAAGGGCCTGCGCCACCGTCTGCAGTCCGCCCGCATCGCCACGCACAACGGGCACGGCACGGGGTGCACGCTGTCGTCGGCCGTGGCTTCGTTCCTGGCGCTGGGGGAGCCGCTGCAGCAGGCGGTGGAAAAGGGCCGGGCCTACATCCTGGGCGCCATCGCGGCCGGCGCCGATGTGCGCACGGGCCGGGGGCACGGCCCGCTCAACCACGGCTATGCGCCCGTGGCCCAGCGGGTGTTCGGCTGACGGCTACTACATCCCTTCAAGCCGCCTCGGCCGGGGCGGCTGAAGGTGCTACCAACCCCAGGCCAGGCTGCGGGCGACCCAGCCCTTCTGGCCGCCCTCGCGCTGCACGTGGGCCCAGGTGCCCGACTTCTTCAGCGTGCGCACCACTTCGTGCTGCTGCAGTTTGCCCACCACCCGGTGGCTGGGGCCGGGGCCGGCCCGCAGATTGGCCGTGCGGGCGGTGACCACCATGTGCGGGGTCTTGCTGGTGAGCGGCGCATAGACCCAGCCGAGCGGCTCTTCATAATCGCGCACCTTGAGCCAGTTGCCCTTGCGCTGCGTCACGCGCAGCGGGTAGCCGTCGCTCAGTTCCCACAGCGTGGCCGAGCGCGTCGAAGGCGTCTCGCGCACGTTGACGGACGAGCCCTTGATGCTCACGTACTGCTGGGCCTGCGCGGCGCCGGCGGTCAGCAGCAGCAACAGGCTGGCCGCGATGCCTGCAGCGGCCGTGGTGAACGCGCGGCCGGCGCGTGGGAGGCGGGGGATCAAGGGCTGGGGGCGGGGAAGGGTGGCTGACACGCTGCGGGTACTCCTCTCGGTCGATGGAAAAAATGAGAGGGGTGGACGGCTGCGGGGGAGCGAAGTTCCGGCCAATGTGTCGGGGATGACCCGGGGCCTGCCCTGATCCACCCGGTGGTCGCGCCGGAATGCATCAAAAATATGAGCTGCCTGCGCTGGCTGCCAAAGGGATTCGGGCACAAATGACCTTGGAAGCCATTGTGGCCGAGCGCCTCCAGCTATTATTTTTAATATTGCAGCCGGCGACCGTCAGGCACGCCGCGAACGCGTGGCCCAGGCCAGCGCAAAGCAGAGGGCCAGCGTGGGCAGCGCCGAGCCGGCACCGGCCCACACGCGCGGCAGCAGGTGGTAGAACGCGATGCCCGACAGCCACAGCGCCACCGGCAGCCACTCCACGCGCGATGCGCGCTGCAGCAGGGCGGGGGCCGACACGCCGAACGCCAGCCGCCCCAGGATCACGCCGAACAGCGGCACGAACACCGAACTGAGCAGCAGCAGGAACGGCTCCAGGCTGTGCATGGGCAGCACCAGCGCCAGCGCCGTGCACACCGCCGCCACGGCCAGGCCCCATTGGCGGATGCTCCAGCGCGGCAGCAGGCTGTGGGCCGACACGGCGCCGGAATAGGTGTCGCCATAGGCGTTGTCCACCTCGTCGATGAGGATCAGCGACAGCGCGATCAGCCCGCCCTGCGCCAGCAGCAGCGCGGTCACCAGATCCTGGCTGGGCAGCGTCAGCGCCACCAGCACGCCCAGCGTGTAGCACCAGATATTGGCCAGCGCATAGCCCAGCCAGGTGCCGCGCAAGGCCGCGCCGCCGCTTCTGCCGTGGCGCGCGTAGTCGGCCACCAGCGGCAGCCACGAGATGGGCATGGCGATCACCAGATCCAGCGCGGGCATCACGCCCATGCCGCCGGCGCCCTGGCGCTGCCACAGCTGCGCAAAGCCCTGCGCATGCGCCAGCGACAGGAACTGCCAGCTCAGCCACAGCAGCGACAGCACGACGAGCGGCAGCGCCACGCGCGCGATCACCCGGCGCACCAGCTGCACCATCGAGCCGCTGATGAGCGCCATCACCACCGCGCCCCACAGCAGCGTGGCCGCCACGGGCCACCAGGCCGCGGCCATGGCGCCGGACTGGCGGCCGATGGCCACCGTCGCGTCGCGCATCACCACCAGCTCGAACGTGCCCCAGCCGATGAGCTGCACGATGTTGAGCACGATGGGCAGACTGGCGAAAGAGCGTCCGTAGACCGCATGCATCAGCCCGGCGCTGGCCAGGCCGCTGTCGCAGCCCAGCTTGGCCACCCAGCCCAGCAGGCCGGCGCCGACGAGCGAGCCGAACACGATGGCGGCGAGCGCCTCCTGCGTGCCCAACGCTGGCATGAGATAGGCCCCCACCTGCATGACCAGCAGGCCCACGCCCAGGCTGAACCACAGCGAGGCATGGTCGTGCCACTGGAACACGCGCCGCTCGGCGGGCACCGGTGCAAGCGCGTCGTTGGCGATGGGGGAGGAGGGGGACATGCGGGCTCCGTGGCAGAAACGACAGAGCAGGGGCCGCACGCGCCAGGCAGCGCCAGGGGAGTGGGCGGCGGCATGGCATGGTGGACAGCTTCCCTGCGCGAGGATGATCTCGGGCCCACGCGTATCGGAGCGTGGGAACAGGTTCGAAGGGTGTGATCTCAGCCCTGCATTTGCAGGACACCCCTAGCTTGTGCCGCCTTGCGGCAGCGGCGCGCATTGTGCCATGCACCTGCGGCAGCTTGGCGCCTATCAGTCCGCTGCGGTTTCAGGCAGCCTGGCGACGACCCTGATCCTGATCCTGAACTTAAAGCCGTACAGCCAGGTCTCGTCGATGCCGCTGCGGCGAGCATTTGCAGCGATGTCGGGGGCCAGCACGCGGGGATCGCGTGGGAGCCTGGAGATGTTGGTCTTTTAGGGCTGTAGCGCTTTGGGGTTGGGTGGAGGGCGGTTCGCTGTTTTGATGTTGCCGGGGTTTTGCTTTCCGGGGCCGGGGTGTGCGCCCGGCGGCGCACTCACTTTCTTTTGCTTCGCCAAAAGAAAGTAAGCAAAGAAAAGGCGACCCGAAGTCCGTGACCCCCATCGCCGTTGGCGACCGGGGCAACCTGCGATGCTCGCGCGGCGGGGGCCGCCGTGGAACTCACTGCGCTGCGTTGCAGCTCCGTTCAGACAGCCACGGCGAGTCAGAGCACGAAGCCTGCGTGTCCTGCGGCACGCAGGCGCCCCCGCCGCGCTGTGCTTCTCGGCACGGCCACACGGGCAGGGGACGACTCGGGCCGTCGCTGCGCTCGGCCCTGGATGGGGGAGTGCGGGCGCACTGCGCAGGCGCGCAGCGCCGCGAAGGCCGGGTCAAGCGAAGCAAAGACCCGTGTCGTTCCCTCGCCCT from Paracidovorax wautersii includes:
- a CDS encoding thiamine phosphate synthase, producing MAEPHCSDAAPADASVEAMAQAILDAHGGDYADFPPQPAPAPQGGDAVYRAALQACSALGFIAHDAQTLAHAWAAQTRRSGRFDPTLWPDAPEDFGLQPRPAAQPFPACPDALGMYAVLPDAEWVGRMARAGVPTVQLRFKSTDAQAVEREVAAAVQAVQGTSALLFINDHWQQAIAAGAYGVHLGQEDLDALRPDELAAIRDAGLRLGVSTHGYAEMVRADRASPSYIAMGAVFPTTLKKMATVPQGTARLKAYARLMRHYPQVAIGGIGREQFPEVLASGAGSIAVVRAIVNAAQPEEAAQELMQALAQHTRHGRPT
- a CDS encoding thiazole synthase, translated to MSSTAPSPAASDALVLYGQTFQSRLLLGTARYPSPSVLEAAVQRARPAMVTASLRRQGHNAAETGASFWELLKRLNVPVLPNTAGCHSVQEAITTAQMAREVFNTPWIKLELIGDDYTLQPDTLNLVDAASQLIRDGFQVLPYCTEDLVLCQRLVDVGCQAVMPWAAPIGTGRGPVNPYALQLLRDRLDVPLLVDAGLGLPSHACQVMEWGYDGVLLNTAVALATDPVAMAGAFADAVAAGRAARTAGAMAAQDTAQPSTPVLGTPFWHHSHG
- the thiS gene encoding sulfur carrier protein ThiS, yielding MNIFINQTPVELQGSATVADAVAHQGAKPPFAVAVNLQFVPNTRYAVHPLQDGDRIEIIAPVTGG
- a CDS encoding FAD-dependent oxidoreductase produces the protein MPLLSSSPSSIAILGAGLMGRLLAIELARAGHSVDVYEAGGPDAQGAAARIAAAMLAPLAESAVTEPGVVRMGQYALNRWPQLLAQLVEPVYFQQNGTLILWHRQDAGDAARLRGTLERTQTVVPDLPALQVLDSDGVATLEPTAANRFHQGLYLPGEGQLDNRQLLTALERTMAQLKVRAHWHSARSPEDFAPGTTGQPDWVIDCRGLGARGQWPQLRGVRGEVVRLHAPEVTLQRPTRVVHPRYPIYIAPKQDHVFVIGATEIESDDLSPASVRSTLELLSAAYAVHTGFAEARILEIATQCRPTLPDNLPAVRQVTDRVLEVNGLYRHGFMIAPALLDVVMQCLNTGQSPLAPRFDLALQLQGAAEAATTSP
- the thiD gene encoding bifunctional hydroxymethylpyrimidine kinase/phosphomethylpyrimidine kinase, which codes for MTENNQHSSPAHRRYARVLSIAGSDSGGGAGIQADLKTFSALGCYGMTAITAITAQNTQGVSGIHGIPPQMLKAQIDAVVQDIGVDAVKIGMLHSPAVVQVVADAIREYNLPHVVLDPVMVATSGDRLIAAETVGTLVQELFPLATLVTPNLDEAGWLLERRIDGEAALDAAAEGLLALGARAVLLKGGHLPGDWVIDVLADGKGLRHRLQSARIATHNGHGTGCTLSSAVASFLALGEPLQQAVEKGRAYILGAIAAGADVRTGRGHGPLNHGYAPVAQRVFG
- a CDS encoding SH3 domain-containing protein yields the protein MPRLPRAGRAFTTAAAGIAASLLLLLTAGAAQAQQYVSIKGSSVNVRETPSTRSATLWELSDGYPLRVTQRKGNWLKVRDYEEPLGWVYAPLTSKTPHMVVTARTANLRAGPGPSHRVVGKLQQHEVVRTLKKSGTWAHVQREGGQKGWVARSLAWGW
- a CDS encoding cytosine permease, whose translation is MSPSSPIANDALAPVPAERRVFQWHDHASLWFSLGVGLLVMQVGAYLMPALGTQEALAAIVFGSLVGAGLLGWVAKLGCDSGLASAGLMHAVYGRSFASLPIVLNIVQLIGWGTFELVVMRDATVAIGRQSGAMAAAWWPVAATLLWGAVVMALISGSMVQLVRRVIARVALPLVVLSLLWLSWQFLSLAHAQGFAQLWQRQGAGGMGVMPALDLVIAMPISWLPLVADYARHGRSGGAALRGTWLGYALANIWCYTLGVLVALTLPSQDLVTALLLAQGGLIALSLILIDEVDNAYGDTYSGAVSAHSLLPRWSIRQWGLAVAAVCTALALVLPMHSLEPFLLLLSSVFVPLFGVILGRLAFGVSAPALLQRASRVEWLPVALWLSGIAFYHLLPRVWAGAGSALPTLALCFALAWATRSRRA